The Zobellia alginiliquefaciens genome contains a region encoding:
- a CDS encoding SDR family oxidoreductase, producing MDLKNKVVYITGGSKGIGYGVAVTLLEAGARVAVSGRTLSTVEEAAKQLGSEDRVLALASDVSKHGDEKAAVQKILDKWGQLDVVLANAGVGYFAPVDELEDDAWHKMIDTNLNGVFHTLKASVEALKKSKGYYITLASLAGTNFFASGAGYNATKFGVVGFTQAAMLDLRKYDIKVSTIMPGSVATHFAGNEPDEKDAWKIQPEDIGELVLDLLKMNPRTLPSKIEVRPTRPDKK from the coding sequence ATGGATTTAAAAAATAAGGTAGTTTATATAACAGGAGGCTCAAAAGGTATAGGGTATGGTGTAGCCGTTACATTATTGGAAGCAGGGGCTAGAGTAGCCGTAAGCGGAAGAACACTCTCTACCGTTGAAGAAGCCGCCAAACAACTAGGTTCGGAGGATCGCGTTCTTGCCTTGGCATCGGATGTTTCAAAACATGGTGATGAAAAAGCAGCTGTTCAAAAGATTTTGGATAAATGGGGGCAATTGGATGTGGTTTTAGCGAATGCAGGAGTGGGCTATTTTGCTCCTGTAGACGAGCTAGAAGATGATGCTTGGCACAAGATGATAGATACTAACTTAAATGGTGTGTTTCATACTCTAAAAGCGTCTGTAGAAGCACTTAAGAAGTCTAAGGGGTACTACATAACCCTAGCTAGTTTGGCGGGCACTAACTTTTTTGCTTCCGGAGCGGGATATAATGCCACTAAATTTGGTGTAGTAGGTTTTACACAGGCGGCCATGCTAGATTTACGCAAGTATGATATAAAAGTATCAACCATTATGCCTGGTTCTGTTGCCACGCATTTTGCCGGTAATGAGCCGGACGAAAAAGATGCTTGGAAAATTCAGCCCGAAGATATTGGCGAACTTGTTTTGGATTTATTAAAAATGAATCCGCGTACCTTGCCCAGCAAAATTGAGGTGCGCCCCACAAGACCGGATAAAAAATAA
- the uxaC gene encoding glucuronate isomerase — translation MTKFLDDNFLLESKQAQSLYHDYAVKMPIIDYHNHLPPKDLAENKVFGNITNAWIDGDHYKWRAMRTLGVNEKYLTGNASDREKFSKWAETVPHTMRNPLYHWTHLELSRYFGITDTLSSKNASSVYDATTEMLQSQEFTSRGLIRKMNVDVLCTTEDPTDTLEYHQQLAKSDFKTKVSTAFRPDKAILIGSETYNDYINSLEKVSDTEITTYDRLCDALRKRIEYFNSNGCFVCDHGLSHLYAEDFTETEVKSIFKKRREGEQVSAKEAAKFQSAILLYLSETYHEFGWVQQFHLGALRNNNTRMLSELGPDTGWDSIGDYTQAESLSKFLDTLDSKDKLTKTILYNLNPRDNALMATMAGNFNDGSVKGKVQWGSGWWFLDQKDGMIDQINTLSNMGLISCFVGMLTDSRSFLSFPRHEYFRRILCNLFGNEMAKGELPNDMEWIGKMLQNICYNNAKEYFDL, via the coding sequence GTGACTAAATTTTTAGACGACAATTTCTTACTGGAAAGTAAGCAGGCACAATCGCTCTATCACGACTATGCCGTTAAAATGCCCATAATTGATTATCACAACCACCTGCCACCAAAAGACTTAGCGGAGAATAAGGTTTTTGGCAATATCACCAATGCTTGGATAGATGGTGATCATTACAAATGGAGGGCAATGAGAACTCTCGGGGTCAATGAAAAGTACCTTACCGGTAATGCTTCCGATAGGGAGAAATTTTCTAAATGGGCCGAAACGGTGCCTCACACCATGCGAAACCCATTGTATCATTGGACGCATTTGGAGCTGTCTAGATACTTTGGTATTACGGATACACTTAGTAGTAAAAATGCGTCTTCAGTTTATGATGCTACTACGGAAATGCTACAATCCCAAGAGTTTACTTCTAGAGGGCTTATTCGTAAAATGAATGTAGATGTACTCTGCACAACAGAAGACCCAACAGATACTTTAGAATACCATCAGCAGCTGGCCAAAAGCGACTTTAAAACTAAAGTTAGTACGGCTTTTAGACCGGATAAAGCTATTCTAATTGGTAGTGAGACCTATAATGATTATATAAACAGTCTTGAAAAAGTGTCGGATACGGAAATTACTACGTATGATAGACTTTGCGATGCTTTACGGAAACGTATTGAGTATTTTAATTCTAATGGTTGTTTCGTGTGCGACCACGGATTGTCTCATCTTTACGCTGAGGACTTTACGGAGACAGAAGTAAAATCAATTTTTAAGAAAAGAAGGGAGGGAGAGCAGGTTAGTGCAAAGGAAGCTGCAAAGTTTCAGAGTGCTATTTTGTTGTATCTATCAGAAACTTATCATGAGTTTGGTTGGGTTCAGCAATTTCATTTGGGAGCCCTTAGAAATAACAATACAAGAATGCTATCGGAATTAGGCCCTGATACGGGTTGGGATTCCATAGGCGATTATACGCAAGCGGAAAGTTTATCGAAATTTCTTGATACACTGGATAGCAAGGATAAACTTACCAAAACAATACTTTATAATTTAAACCCTCGTGACAATGCCTTAATGGCAACTATGGCGGGTAATTTTAATGACGGTAGTGTAAAGGGAAAAGTACAATGGGGTTCCGGTTGGTGGTTCTTAGATCAAAAAGATGGTATGATCGATCAGATCAATACGCTTTCCAATATGGGATTGATAAGTTGTTTTGTGGGAATGCTCACAGATTCAAGAAGTTTTCTGTCCTTCCCGAGACACGAGTATTTCCGTCGTATTTTATGTAATCTTTTCGGTAACGAGATGGCTAAAGGAGAATTGCCTAATGATATGGAATGGATAGGTAAAATGCTCCAAAATATCTGCTACAATAACGCTAAAGAGTATTTTGACCTCTAA
- a CDS encoding TRAP transporter substrate-binding protein translates to MKLNLKFIFFAMGILLLSGCGELGGNRTIRLAHGLDVNHSVHKAMVKMGEDLKELSGGKMLLEIYPNQQLGTERQCLELLQIGSLDMTKVSVGTLENFAPKMKVLGLPFLFRDRQHSFDVLDGPIGQELLNDGEQYWLKGLGYYDAGSRSFYTKDRPINNPDDLAGLKIRVMESVTAMDMVKDLGGSPTPISWGELYTALQQGVVDGAENNPPSFYLSRHYEVCKFYTLDEHTVLPDVLLAGTHLWESLSQEEQSWLKKAVDGSIGYQRKLWAESEDEALAEVEKAGVEIIRPDKTLFSDKIKDSFDKYKEDEVIYKLIQEIQATK, encoded by the coding sequence ATGAAATTGAATCTAAAATTTATTTTTTTCGCCATGGGGATACTTTTGTTATCCGGCTGTGGTGAGTTGGGCGGTAATCGAACTATTCGTTTGGCTCATGGGCTCGATGTAAACCACTCGGTTCATAAGGCCATGGTGAAAATGGGGGAAGACCTAAAGGAACTTTCCGGAGGCAAAATGCTATTGGAAATCTATCCGAACCAACAATTGGGTACAGAAAGACAATGTCTAGAACTGCTCCAGATAGGAAGTCTAGATATGACAAAAGTATCCGTTGGGACACTGGAAAATTTTGCCCCAAAAATGAAGGTTTTGGGGTTGCCTTTTCTTTTTAGGGACAGACAACATTCTTTTGATGTTTTGGATGGTCCTATAGGTCAAGAACTCTTGAACGATGGTGAACAATATTGGCTTAAAGGCTTAGGGTATTATGATGCGGGAAGCCGAAGTTTTTACACCAAAGACCGCCCAATAAATAACCCGGATGATTTGGCAGGGCTAAAAATCCGGGTTATGGAAAGTGTAACCGCCATGGATATGGTTAAGGATTTAGGCGGTTCTCCAACACCAATTTCTTGGGGGGAACTGTATACTGCCTTACAGCAAGGTGTGGTTGATGGTGCTGAGAACAACCCGCCTAGCTTCTATCTTTCCAGACATTACGAGGTTTGTAAATTCTATACGCTAGATGAGCACACGGTTTTGCCGGATGTATTATTGGCCGGAACCCATTTATGGGAAAGTTTATCCCAAGAAGAACAGAGTTGGTTAAAGAAAGCTGTAGATGGCTCCATAGGTTACCAGCGTAAATTATGGGCAGAATCCGAAGATGAAGCTCTGGCCGAAGTTGAAAAGGCAGGAGTGGAAATTATTAGACCGGATAAAACCCTCTTTTCTGATAAAATAAAAGACTCGTTTGATAAGTATAAGGAAGACGAGGTCATCTACAAATTGATTCAAGAAATACAAGCAACTAAATAA
- a CDS encoding TRAP transporter small permease: protein MELRKNIDKVLAYFLVTIMGIMVLNVLWQVFSRFLLGSPSSFTDELARYLMIWIGILGAAYVSGKNLHVAIDVLPKRFSERTQKKLQLVVHWLVILFSLGALVIGGSRLVYITHVLDQHSPALQVPLSVVYLVIPISGILIIYYKISDLLND from the coding sequence ATGGAATTAAGGAAAAACATTGATAAGGTCCTGGCCTATTTTCTCGTTACAATAATGGGGATTATGGTCTTAAACGTACTATGGCAGGTGTTCAGTAGGTTTTTATTGGGCTCACCAAGTTCTTTTACAGATGAGTTGGCAAGATATCTTATGATTTGGATCGGTATTCTGGGTGCGGCATACGTCTCCGGAAAAAACCTTCATGTAGCCATAGATGTATTACCCAAAAGATTTAGTGAACGCACTCAAAAAAAGTTACAATTGGTAGTGCATTGGTTGGTGATTTTGTTCAGCCTTGGAGCTTTGGTCATAGGTGGTTCTCGTCTAGTTTATATTACCCATGTGCTAGACCAGCATTCACCTGCTTTGCAAGTGCCATTATCCGTGGTGTACCTTGTAATTCCAATAAGCGGCATCCTTATCATCTATTATAAAATATCTGACCTTCTTAACGATTAA
- a CDS encoding TRAP transporter large permease yields the protein MEYLPILVLVLSFVVLLGIGTPVAWSIAISSVLTMLVSIPVLPAFTTVSQRIGTGLDSFALLAIPLFILSGELMNKGGIAHRLIAFAKTMVGALPGGLALINIVSAMLMGAIAGSSMAAASAMGSILGPEMEREGYSREFGAAVNITAATTGLVIPPSNVLIVYSLASGGASIAALFLAGYIPGILTGLFLMIVASFWAKKKGYKVGKRSSLKEIFKTFVDALPSLFMLVVVIGGIVVGVFTATEASAIAVLYSLLLGFFYKEISFDRLPKILLDSTSTTAIVMLLIGASMSMSWALSYENIPQEISSGLLGISDNKIVILLIINLLLLFVGIFMDMTPAVLIFTPIFLPVVTKLGLDPVHFGIIMVLNLCIGLCTPPVGSVLFVGVGIANTTIEKVIKPLFPLFIAMIIALFLVTYIPQLSLWLPSLFDL from the coding sequence ATGGAGTATTTACCAATTTTAGTCTTGGTGCTGAGTTTTGTTGTTCTATTGGGCATAGGAACTCCCGTGGCATGGAGTATTGCCATATCATCTGTTCTTACCATGTTGGTAAGCATTCCCGTGTTACCGGCATTCACAACTGTTTCGCAACGAATAGGAACCGGACTTGATAGTTTCGCGCTGTTAGCTATTCCCTTATTCATACTCTCGGGAGAATTAATGAACAAAGGTGGTATTGCACACCGGTTGATAGCCTTTGCGAAGACCATGGTGGGGGCACTACCTGGTGGTTTGGCGTTGATCAATATTGTTTCGGCTATGCTTATGGGGGCTATTGCAGGTTCGTCTATGGCAGCAGCATCCGCTATGGGCAGTATTTTGGGGCCTGAAATGGAAAGGGAAGGGTATTCCCGTGAATTTGGTGCAGCGGTGAATATAACGGCTGCTACAACGGGTCTGGTTATACCGCCCAGTAATGTACTTATTGTGTATTCTTTGGCAAGTGGTGGTGCTTCTATTGCCGCATTGTTCTTGGCAGGATATATTCCTGGGATACTCACAGGTCTTTTTCTAATGATCGTAGCTTCTTTTTGGGCAAAGAAAAAAGGTTACAAAGTGGGAAAACGTAGTTCTTTAAAAGAGATTTTTAAAACGTTTGTAGATGCATTGCCTAGTTTGTTTATGCTAGTTGTGGTTATTGGAGGTATTGTAGTAGGCGTATTTACCGCTACAGAAGCTTCCGCCATTGCCGTACTGTATAGCTTGCTATTGGGTTTTTTCTATAAGGAAATATCATTTGATAGGCTGCCTAAAATCCTGTTGGACTCTACTTCTACTACTGCAATTGTAATGTTGTTAATAGGTGCCTCCATGAGTATGTCATGGGCATTGTCCTATGAGAACATACCTCAAGAAATTAGTTCAGGACTTTTAGGTATTAGCGATAATAAGATTGTAATTCTACTAATCATTAACTTGTTATTGTTGTTCGTTGGTATTTTTATGGATATGACTCCAGCGGTTTTGATATTTACGCCGATATTTTTACCTGTGGTAACTAAATTGGGATTAGATCCAGTGCATTTTGGAATCATCATGGTACTGAACCTTTGTATTGGTCTTTGTACGCCTCCTGTGGGCTCGGTGCTCTTTGTTGGGGTGGGTATAGCCAATACCACCATAGAAAAAGTGATAAAACCACTATTTCCACTTTTTATAGCTATGATAATAGCACTGTTCCTAGTAACGTATATTCCTCAGCTTAGTTTATGGTTACCCAGCTTGTTTGATTTGTAG
- a CDS encoding GH1 family beta-glucosidase, translating into MTHTSEQSNFDLQPDDFGQDFIWGVSTAAYQIEGAHNIHGKGTSIWDDFVSKKGNIFEDQHGQIACDFYNRYRDDILLMKSMNIKHYRFSLSWSRILPDGTGRVNQKGIEFYNDVINFCLKCGITPWVTLYHWDLPQNLEDLGGWTNRKILDWFEDYVKICAKNFGDRVKHWMVLNEPMVFTGAGYFLGVHAPGKKGLKNFLPAIHHAVLCQALGGRLLRKMVSDAIIGTTFSCSQITPQSDSKRDMKAADKADALLNRLFLEPSLGLGYPDESIAVLKKIKKYEQPEDAQNSIFEFDFIGIQNYTREVVRHSYTVPYLRAKIVKAPERNVQTTLMDWEVHPPSIYEMLKKFNTYKGVKKILITENGAAFEDTIEAGEVNDIERTNYLKSYLKQVHKASLEDLKISGYFVWTFTDNFEWAEGYYPRFGLVHIDFDTLKRTIKASGKWYSTFLGRKKS; encoded by the coding sequence ATGACGCATACGAGTGAGCAATCAAATTTTGACTTGCAACCTGATGATTTTGGACAAGATTTTATTTGGGGTGTATCTACCGCAGCCTACCAGATTGAAGGCGCCCACAATATTCACGGAAAGGGTACGTCTATTTGGGATGATTTTGTATCCAAAAAAGGGAACATTTTTGAGGACCAACATGGGCAAATAGCCTGTGATTTCTACAATAGATACAGGGACGATATTCTTTTAATGAAGTCGATGAATATTAAACATTATCGGTTTTCATTATCATGGTCTAGAATTCTACCTGACGGAACGGGTAGGGTAAATCAAAAAGGCATAGAGTTCTATAATGATGTTATTAATTTTTGCCTTAAGTGCGGCATTACCCCATGGGTAACCCTTTACCACTGGGACCTACCCCAAAATCTAGAGGATTTAGGAGGTTGGACCAATAGGAAAATATTAGATTGGTTTGAAGATTACGTGAAAATCTGTGCCAAAAACTTTGGTGACCGCGTGAAGCATTGGATGGTCCTTAACGAACCTATGGTTTTCACAGGCGCAGGATATTTTTTAGGCGTACATGCCCCCGGCAAGAAAGGGCTCAAAAATTTTCTGCCTGCTATACACCATGCAGTTCTATGCCAAGCTTTAGGAGGAAGATTGCTTCGTAAAATGGTCTCCGATGCCATAATTGGGACAACTTTCTCTTGTTCGCAAATTACACCTCAATCGGATAGTAAAAGAGATATGAAAGCAGCGGATAAAGCAGATGCTCTTTTAAACCGACTTTTCCTTGAACCCAGCTTGGGTCTAGGTTACCCTGACGAGAGTATAGCCGTTCTTAAAAAGATTAAAAAATACGAACAACCGGAAGATGCCCAAAACAGCATTTTTGAGTTTGATTTTATCGGTATTCAAAACTATACCCGAGAGGTGGTTAGGCATAGCTATACCGTGCCCTATTTAAGAGCAAAGATTGTAAAAGCACCGGAACGCAATGTACAAACTACGCTTATGGATTGGGAAGTTCACCCTCCCAGTATTTATGAAATGCTGAAAAAATTCAACACCTACAAAGGCGTGAAAAAAATATTGATTACCGAAAATGGAGCCGCTTTTGAAGATACCATAGAAGCGGGAGAAGTGAATGATATAGAACGTACTAACTATTTAAAAAGCTACTTAAAACAGGTGCATAAAGCGAGTTTGGAAGACCTAAAAATTTCAGGTTACTTTGTGTGGACATTTACAGATAATTTTGAGTGGGCAGAGGGATATTACCCTAGATTCGGTTTGGTACATATCGATTTTGATACGTTGAAACGTACCATTAAAGCTTCGGGAAAATGGTACAGTACTTTCTTGGGAAGGAAAAAGAGCTAA
- a CDS encoding glycosyltransferase family protein gives MKVLYAIQGTGNGHLSRARDIIPSLQKNNIDLDILVSGTQADIKLPYPITYQLSGWSFIFGKKGGVDMWRTYEKTNSARIKKEIKSIPIEKYDLVINDFEPISAWACKSKKLPCVALSHQAAVISPNSPKPKKKDPLGKLILEKYAPSTTQYGFHFKTYGENMFKPIIRQDIRSTTRTLGEHYTVYLPSYSDEKLLKMLSQIKDVKWQVFSKHNQKEIFSNNITISPITNEAFVSSMASSKGVLCGAGFETPAEALHMQKKLLVIPMKGQYEQQCNAAALKEMGVPVIKSLKMKHLDKIKTWIDTDTKLDVHYPDITDEIIKSVLEKSLSLYKGK, from the coding sequence ATGAAAGTTCTCTACGCAATACAAGGTACGGGAAATGGGCATTTAAGTAGAGCTCGAGATATTATTCCCTCCCTACAGAAAAACAATATTGATCTGGATATTCTGGTCAGTGGTACGCAAGCCGATATTAAATTACCCTACCCCATTACCTACCAACTGAGCGGATGGAGTTTTATTTTTGGAAAAAAGGGTGGTGTTGATATGTGGCGCACGTACGAAAAAACCAATTCTGCCAGAATAAAAAAAGAAATAAAGAGTATCCCCATTGAAAAATACGATTTGGTAATTAATGACTTTGAACCTATCTCCGCATGGGCTTGCAAGTCAAAAAAATTGCCCTGTGTAGCACTTAGTCATCAGGCTGCGGTTATATCTCCCAACTCACCCAAACCCAAGAAAAAAGACCCTCTAGGAAAGCTAATATTGGAGAAATACGCGCCGTCTACAACCCAATATGGTTTTCACTTTAAAACCTATGGAGAAAATATGTTCAAACCCATTATCCGGCAAGATATAAGGTCTACAACGAGAACACTAGGGGAACATTACACGGTTTATCTTCCTTCTTACAGTGATGAGAAATTGTTAAAAATGCTCTCGCAAATTAAAGATGTAAAGTGGCAAGTTTTCTCTAAGCACAACCAAAAAGAAATTTTCTCGAACAACATAACCATTAGCCCCATCACTAATGAGGCCTTTGTAAGCAGTATGGCGAGCAGCAAAGGTGTACTTTGCGGCGCAGGGTTTGAAACGCCTGCGGAAGCACTCCACATGCAAAAGAAACTTCTGGTCATACCTATGAAAGGCCAATATGAGCAACAGTGTAATGCAGCAGCTTTAAAAGAAATGGGGGTGCCCGTAATAAAATCCCTAAAAATGAAACATCTTGACAAAATTAAAACTTGGATAGATACGGACACCAAGTTAGACGTGCACTACCCTGACATTACCGATGAGATAATCAAGTCCGTTTTAGAAAAATCGCTATCCTTATATAAAGGCAAATAA
- a CDS encoding UDP-2,3-diacylglucosamine diphosphatase gives MKKRPVDIVVISDIHLGTYGCHAKELIKYLKSINPKQVVLNGDIVDIWQFNKRYWPKSHMKVVKLLMEWITKGVKVHYITGNHDEMMRKFSGFKLGSFSIVNKLVLTVHGKKAWIFHGDVFDVTMQHSKWLAKLGAIGYDTLILINSAVNFCYKKLGRGPVSMSKKIKNSVKSAVKFINNFEQTAADIAIENEFDYVICGHIHQPEIKSIENENGSVMYLNSGDWIENLTSLEYVKGEWKLYSYEDDMYIQAYNSDSNDHVEMLEKKELFQSLMAEFNDMVASKVSK, from the coding sequence ATGAAAAAAAGACCTGTTGACATTGTCGTCATATCAGACATACACCTTGGAACATACGGATGCCACGCCAAGGAGCTGATCAAGTATCTAAAATCCATTAACCCAAAACAAGTTGTTCTTAACGGGGATATTGTTGATATATGGCAGTTTAATAAACGTTACTGGCCCAAATCCCACATGAAGGTGGTAAAGCTGCTAATGGAGTGGATTACAAAGGGTGTAAAGGTTCATTATATTACAGGTAACCATGATGAAATGATGCGGAAGTTTTCCGGTTTTAAATTGGGGTCTTTCAGCATTGTCAATAAATTGGTTCTCACCGTTCATGGCAAGAAAGCTTGGATTTTTCATGGTGATGTTTTTGATGTTACCATGCAACATTCAAAATGGTTGGCCAAACTAGGGGCTATTGGTTATGACACCCTTATTCTTATAAACAGTGCGGTAAACTTTTGCTACAAAAAACTTGGAAGAGGACCGGTTTCCATGTCAAAGAAAATAAAGAACAGTGTAAAATCTGCCGTAAAGTTCATAAACAACTTTGAACAGACCGCTGCGGATATCGCTATTGAAAATGAATTTGATTATGTGATCTGTGGTCATATTCATCAACCAGAGATTAAATCAATAGAAAACGAGAACGGTTCCGTAATGTATCTAAACTCGGGAGATTGGATAGAGAACCTTACGTCATTGGAATATGTAAAAGGAGAATGGAAACTCTATAGTTACGAAGATGACATGTACATTCAGGCCTACAATTCGGACAGTAACGACCATGTTGAAATGCTAGAGAAAAAAGAGCTTTTTCAAAGCTTAATGGCGGAGTTCAATGACATGGTCGCCTCAAAAGTAAGTAAATGA
- a CDS encoding sulfatase-like hydrolase/transferase produces MKKLIFCILGLLLFIKTNAQENDTKVVLITLDGLRWQELFSGADSLLVANKKYVHDTTALKSSFWKSTAKARREALMPFVWNSVSKMGTIHGNRELGSKVDLTNKMWFSYPGYNEILTGKADDARIGSNDKIPNPNTTVLEIANRDERYQNKVAAFGSWDVFPYIVNEERSGVPVNGGFEIAEGKDLSEREKFLNELQPKVPSPWSTVRLDAFTHYYAVEHMRKNHPELVYIAYGETDDFAHDGDYEAYLKSTHNTDGLIKNLYDFTQQDPFYKDKTLFIITTDHGRGTQPLETWKSHGENIKGAGHVWIILFGKGVSKGGEISISEQLYSNQIAPTLLKVLDLKNPSKNRPARPLSLN; encoded by the coding sequence ATGAAAAAATTGATATTCTGTATTCTAGGACTTCTCTTATTTATAAAAACCAATGCGCAGGAGAACGACACTAAGGTTGTACTGATTACCTTGGATGGATTGCGGTGGCAAGAACTTTTTTCAGGAGCTGACTCCCTTTTAGTCGCCAACAAAAAATACGTCCATGATACCACAGCATTGAAAAGCAGCTTTTGGAAATCCACGGCAAAAGCCAGAAGGGAAGCCTTGATGCCTTTTGTATGGAATTCTGTTTCCAAGATGGGAACAATTCACGGTAACCGAGAATTGGGCAGCAAGGTAGACCTAACCAATAAAATGTGGTTTTCCTACCCAGGCTATAATGAAATTTTGACCGGTAAGGCCGATGACGCACGCATTGGCAGCAATGACAAAATACCTAACCCAAACACAACCGTGCTAGAAATAGCAAACAGGGATGAACGCTATCAGAACAAAGTAGCCGCCTTCGGCAGTTGGGATGTTTTTCCTTATATCGTAAACGAAGAGCGGTCGGGCGTACCCGTAAATGGAGGTTTTGAAATTGCAGAAGGCAAAGACCTAAGTGAACGTGAAAAATTCCTGAACGAGCTGCAACCTAAAGTGCCTAGTCCTTGGAGTACGGTTCGATTGGATGCCTTTACCCACTATTACGCCGTAGAGCATATGAGGAAAAATCATCCAGAGTTGGTATACATCGCTTATGGGGAAACTGATGATTTTGCTCACGATGGAGATTATGAAGCGTATTTGAAATCTACTCATAACACAGATGGCCTTATTAAAAACCTCTACGATTTCACCCAACAAGACCCCTTTTACAAAGACAAAACGCTTTTCATAATTACCACGGATCACGGACGCGGAACCCAACCCTTAGAAACTTGGAAAAGCCATGGGGAAAACATAAAAGGTGCCGGTCATGTTTGGATCATCCTATTTGGTAAAGGGGTCTCTAAAGGTGGAGAGATTTCAATTTCAGAGCAATTGTATAGCAACCAAATAGCTCCAACACTCCTAAAAGTATTAGACCTGAAAAATCCATCGAAAAATAGGCCGGCCAGACCTCTTTCCCTAAACTAA
- a CDS encoding fibronectin type III domain-containing protein, producing MKNKHLLLVLNLLLCSWAFAQKEKPELVVNPYLQDAMPNSIKIVWQTSSGEESIVEWGTTQKLGKKSEGSAHDINFSESRIHEVQIDGLKRFTTYFYRVRTGMVVSDIFQFKTPPFGNDNQSFNMLAISDMQKDHHNPDKFSEIVNEGIIPYLKTEYGEALPENLALVMVPGDLVENGTKYKQWKNDFFDPAQNLFAEVPVYPVLGNHEKNSSYYFKYFSLPENGTPAYAEHWWYKDYGNTRIIGLNSNNGYRDIDAQYTWLEEVLAEAAKNEDIDFVFAQLHHPHKSELWIPGEEASSGKVVKLLEDFSTKTGKPSLHFFGHTHGYSRGQSKDHKHLWVNVASAGGAIDNWGEFEGRDYDEFTVTQDEYGFVMVEVDANQDNPKFTLKRISRGNENKFRSNEKTDEITIYANSHKPEVPKAISPKGENIPFTGTMLKAENFNSSFNDAYHAASNWQISTNSDFSDLVIDSWKQSENWYYLENRQEGDDLTDEPSKRLKPNTTYYWRVRYRDQHLNWSDWSNPLTFKTNNP from the coding sequence ATGAAAAACAAACATCTATTACTTGTTCTCAATCTTCTATTATGTTCTTGGGCTTTCGCCCAAAAAGAGAAACCAGAACTTGTCGTAAACCCGTATTTACAGGATGCCATGCCCAACTCCATTAAAATAGTTTGGCAGACTTCCAGCGGAGAGGAAAGTATTGTAGAATGGGGTACGACACAAAAATTGGGTAAAAAATCGGAGGGTTCTGCGCATGACATCAACTTTTCTGAATCTCGCATTCACGAAGTCCAAATTGATGGTCTAAAACGGTTTACAACTTATTTTTATCGCGTACGAACCGGAATGGTTGTCTCGGACATTTTTCAGTTTAAGACACCTCCTTTTGGCAATGACAATCAATCGTTTAATATGCTCGCTATAAGCGATATGCAAAAAGACCACCATAATCCGGATAAATTTTCTGAGATTGTAAACGAAGGTATCATTCCTTACCTCAAAACCGAATACGGTGAAGCGCTTCCTGAGAATTTAGCCTTGGTAATGGTTCCTGGAGACCTAGTAGAAAATGGCACCAAATATAAACAATGGAAAAATGATTTTTTTGACCCGGCCCAAAACCTGTTCGCCGAGGTTCCCGTTTATCCGGTGCTTGGAAACCATGAAAAAAACTCATCTTACTACTTCAAATATTTCAGTCTTCCTGAAAACGGTACGCCCGCTTACGCGGAACATTGGTGGTACAAAGATTACGGTAATACCCGTATCATTGGCCTAAACAGTAATAACGGATATAGAGATATTGATGCACAATACACTTGGTTGGAAGAAGTCTTGGCAGAAGCGGCAAAAAATGAAGACATCGACTTTGTTTTTGCTCAATTGCACCATCCCCATAAATCAGAATTATGGATACCTGGAGAAGAGGCATCTTCGGGAAAAGTAGTGAAACTCCTTGAAGATTTCAGCACAAAAACAGGAAAACCCAGTCTTCACTTTTTTGGGCACACCCATGGCTATTCCCGTGGTCAGTCCAAGGACCACAAACACCTTTGGGTAAATGTGGCTTCTGCAGGAGGTGCTATTGATAATTGGGGTGAGTTTGAAGGTCGTGATTATGATGAATTTACGGTTACGCAAGATGAATATGGTTTTGTAATGGTAGAAGTAGATGCCAACCAGGACAACCCTAAATTCACTTTAAAAAGAATAAGTCGAGGTAATGAAAATAAATTTCGCTCAAACGAAAAAACAGATGAGATTACCATCTACGCCAACAGTCACAAGCCCGAAGTTCCAAAAGCCATTTCCCCAAAGGGAGAAAACATCCCATTTACCGGAACAATGCTCAAAGCGGAAAACTTCAACAGTTCTTTTAACGATGCTTACCACGCCGCTTCTAACTGGCAAATTTCTACTAATTCCGATTTTTCGGACTTAGTTATCGATAGCTGGAAGCAATCGGAAAATTGGTACTATCTTGAAAACAGACAAGAAGGAGACGACTTAACGGACGAGCCTTCCAAAAGATTAAAACCTAACACCACCTATTATTGGCGCGTTCGCTACCGCGACCAGCACCTAAATTGGAGTGATTGGTCCAACCCGCTAACTTTTAAAACCAACAACCCATGA